One genomic region from Arthrobacter pigmenti encodes:
- a CDS encoding SIS domain-containing protein, with protein sequence MTQQTAPLSAVQPGAHMEAELLSQPDVWKTAARQSAEENLLPADGARIAVIGCGTSWFMAQAYAVAREAAGKGVTDAFAASEAPDLAVRGYDAIVVITRSGTTTEVLHLLDKYRGAIPSVAMIGDVTSPINGLADRVIGLPYADEQSVVQTRFATSALVYLLASLGEDIDRAIVDAQAVLAEETSSDLLNAEQFSFLGTGWTVGLAHEAGLKMREAVQGWTESYPAMEYRHGPISIASPGRVVWLFGAAVDGLAADVVATGAQFISSARHPLAELARVHKVTLDRALARGLDPDRPRNLTRSVILDG encoded by the coding sequence ATGACCCAGCAGACTGCTCCACTTTCTGCAGTGCAGCCCGGCGCACACATGGAAGCTGAACTCCTTTCCCAGCCGGACGTCTGGAAGACTGCTGCCCGGCAGTCAGCCGAAGAGAATCTGCTGCCCGCCGACGGTGCGCGCATCGCGGTCATTGGCTGCGGGACGTCCTGGTTCATGGCACAGGCCTACGCTGTGGCACGTGAGGCCGCGGGCAAGGGTGTGACTGACGCCTTTGCAGCCTCCGAAGCACCGGATCTCGCCGTGCGCGGCTATGACGCAATCGTGGTGATTACCCGTTCGGGAACTACCACCGAGGTCCTGCACCTGCTTGACAAGTATCGCGGCGCCATCCCCAGCGTGGCGATGATCGGGGACGTCACCTCGCCTATCAATGGGCTCGCGGACCGCGTGATCGGCCTTCCGTACGCGGATGAGCAATCGGTGGTGCAGACGCGCTTCGCAACCTCGGCACTGGTCTACCTGCTGGCCTCCCTCGGTGAGGATATTGATCGTGCGATCGTTGACGCCCAGGCCGTGCTCGCGGAGGAGACGTCCAGCGACCTCCTGAACGCCGAGCAGTTTTCCTTCCTCGGCACCGGCTGGACTGTGGGGCTGGCGCACGAGGCCGGGCTGAAGATGCGGGAAGCCGTGCAGGGCTGGACCGAATCCTATCCGGCAATGGAGTACCGCCACGGGCCCATTTCCATTGCTTCGCCTGGGCGGGTTGTCTGGTTGTTCGGCGCCGCCGTGGATGGTCTGGCAGCAGATGTGGTGGCCACCGGAGCCCAGTTCATCTCCTCAGCACGCCACCCGCTGGCCGAGCTCGCCCGCGTCCACAAGGTCACCCTTGACCGCGCGCTTGCCCGCGGCCTTGATCCTGACCGACCCCGCAACCTCACACGCTCGGTTATCCTGGATGGCTAA